From a single Kitasatospora azatica KCTC 9699 genomic region:
- a CDS encoding zinc ribbon domain-containing protein, with protein MSGEIYFTNNYRDLCEQYGTGAGFQFEFNCSRCYDTWRSPFEAFTTGRAAGWIGKGMGAAWNLIGGNAGTISNAADGLAGASWGGARDAAFERAIANAQSHFHRCARCTKHVCDQCWNPAQGLCLDCAPDTAAEAEAARHRGLNDQVTQRAYDAGQQTGAGYDVSTPRQLVCPQCGAQTHGGTFCTGCGYRLGDPAACRSCQAAVPAGAAFCPGCGTRQ; from the coding sequence GTGAGCGGCGAGATCTACTTCACCAACAACTACCGTGACCTGTGCGAGCAGTACGGCACCGGCGCCGGCTTCCAGTTCGAGTTCAACTGCAGCCGCTGCTACGACACCTGGCGCTCCCCCTTCGAGGCCTTCACCACCGGTCGGGCGGCCGGCTGGATCGGCAAGGGCATGGGCGCCGCCTGGAACCTGATCGGCGGCAACGCCGGCACCATCAGCAACGCCGCCGACGGCCTGGCGGGAGCCAGCTGGGGTGGCGCCCGGGACGCCGCCTTCGAGCGGGCGATCGCCAACGCGCAGAGCCACTTCCACCGCTGCGCCCGGTGCACCAAGCACGTCTGCGACCAGTGCTGGAACCCGGCCCAGGGCCTCTGCCTGGACTGCGCGCCGGACACCGCCGCCGAGGCCGAGGCGGCCCGTCACCGCGGCCTGAACGACCAGGTCACCCAGCGCGCCTACGACGCCGGCCAGCAGACCGGCGCCGGCTACGACGTGAGCACCCCGCGCCAGCTGGTCTGCCCGCAGTGCGGCGCGCAGACGCACGGCGGAACGTTCTGCACAGGCTGTGGATACCGGCTGGGCGACCCGGCCGCCTGTCGCTCCTGCCAGGCCGCGGTGCCGGCCGGCGCGGCCTTCTGCCCCGGCTGCGGAACGCGGCAGTAG